ACACCAGCAGTTCGACCTCGACGCCGACCGCTACCGACGGGAGACGCTGGACGGCGAACACGCAAAAGACGCTCTGGTCGAGGGCGAGGCGAGCTATCTGGACGGCGTCTACCAACAGTACTGCGCCAACGGATCGTGGGACTGTGTCGGCGGTGGGTCGTTCGCGACCGCTCGCGGCGACGTCGAGCGAGATCTGCTTCCCTATCTCGGAGCGCCGTACACGCTCGGGAGCCAGTACGTCGGCCACCTGATCGATCGAGGCGGGTTCGACGCCGTCGACGACGCCCACCGGAACCCGCCGGAATACAGCGTCACCGCGCTCCACCGCGAGCGGACAGAGCGCGCACGTCGGGCCGGGATCTCGCCGGCGGCGACGTTGACCGTGCCCGACAGGTCGAACGACGAGTGGACGCGCCGGGAGGGTCCCGACCGCGTCGGTGCGATGGCACTGACGGCCTCGATCGGCGACGACGCGCTCGCCTGGCGCAACGGGGTGCTCTATTCGTATACCGACGGATCGGCCGGCGGCTACGTCTGGGCGACCCGCTGGTCGAACGAGACGACCGCGGAGGCGTTCGCCGAGGCGTACCGTCAGCGAGTCCGATCCCACGGCGGTACACAGCGCACGGCGGCAGTCTGGGAGATCACGACCGGGCCGTTCGCCGACGCGTTTTCGATCGGGCGAACGGGAGCCACAGTTCGAATCGTAAACGCGCCGTCCATCGAGGGTCTCGACGCGATTCACGCCGGAGCCGGGCCGTCGGAGCAGGACGGTTCGACGCCTCAAAACACCGCGTCAGCGACGTCGGCAGGCGATACGGGATCACCGACGTCGGCCGACCCGACGACGACGAGCCCCGCGACAGCCGACGGCGACGGTCCCGGGTTCGGGGTCGTCGCGTCGCTGGTCGCGCTGTTCGCTGTCGGAGTTGCGAGACGAAAAACGACCTAGTGGTCGTGACCAGTGAGCTCGCCGTAGCTCGCGCCGAACCGTTCCTCGAACAGCTCCATCGTCAGTTCCTCCGCGTCTTTGACCTCCTGTGGCGGTTCGCCCTGTCCGTGGTGGATCGCGCCGTGGATCCGCTGGGCGAGTCCGAACATGGCGATGTCGCCGATGATCTCGGCGGGCGTCTCACCCTCCTCCTCGCGGAGCATCTCGATCATCGCGATCGGCACGGTAAGTTCGTCGGTCGTATCGTCGTCTTCGATCGTCAACGTGACGGTCTCTTCGGCCATACGCCGCTTTCGACGAGCGTACTCAAGGGTCTTCGGGTCTGGAACGGGACAGCGCGGTCAGTCGTCAGTCTGTGCCGTCTCGACGCCTGCCTCGCCGACCGGCTCGATCGATTCGAGGTACTCGTCGGCGTCGAGCGCCGCCTTACAGCCCATCCCGGCGGCCGTCACGGCCTGCTGGTAGTGATAATCGACGACGTCGCCAGCGCCGAAGATCCCGTCGACGCCGGTCCGGGTCTGGCCGCCGCCGGTCCCACCTTCGGTCTGAACGTAGCCTGCATCGTCCAGTTCGACGCCCGTCGCTTCGAGATAGCTCGTGTTCGGCGTGTGTCCGATCGCCAGAAAGACCGCGCCGACGTCCAGCTCGAAGCGTTCGACGTCCTCGCTCCGTCCGGCGTCGAGTTTCTCCGTCGGGTGACCGTCCGGGTGGCGGACCAGCGAGACGTGGTCGACGCCGTCGGCCTGCGTGCCGTGGATCTCGGTCGCCTCGGTGTTTCTCAGCAACTCGACGTCGCCCTCGTCGACTTTCTCCATAATGCGGTCGACCCAGTAATCCTCCGCCCGGAAGTTCTCGCGCCGATGCGCGATGTAGACGGTATCGGCGAACTTCGTCAGGAAGTTGGCCTCTTCCATTGCCGCGTCGCCGCCGCCGATTACGAGCATATCCTTCCCGCGGAAGAATGCCCCGTCACAGGTCGCACACGTCGAGACGCCGTAGCCCATCAACTCGTCCTCGCCGGGGATGCCGAGCGTCCGCGCGCTCGCGCCGGACGCCGCGATGAACGCGTCGGCGAAAAGCGTCTCCCCGTTCGTGAGTTCGATCTGGATCGGATCACCCGCCTCCACCGTCTCGACGACGCCGTTGCGTACCT
This window of the Halapricum desulfuricans genome carries:
- a CDS encoding Hvo_1808 family surface protein translates to MGFSRLALALAIASLAVIAGGTVGSATLGDTVMASPTSNTAVENSTGEAATTSMDRGTLPDPPEDRIGWEGGYWYNESINVEQSDGLSAAELQRYKYRTMARLEEIRGLEFTDDVEIEFIGTEAVADRTENDISQFRGSDRQWEALFVVGEDREADRVVFETLVGRVAGWAAEEGSESVVLITDDPDEPTAPPRLLAHELAHVLQHQQFDLDADRYRRETLDGEHAKDALVEGEASYLDGVYQQYCANGSWDCVGGGSFATARGDVERDLLPYLGAPYTLGSQYVGHLIDRGGFDAVDDAHRNPPEYSVTALHRERTERARRAGISPAATLTVPDRSNDEWTRREGPDRVGAMALTASIGDDALAWRNGVLYSYTDGSAGGYVWATRWSNETTAEAFAEAYRQRVRSHGGTQRTAAVWEITTGPFADAFSIGRTGATVRIVNAPSIEGLDAIHAGAGPSEQDGSTPQNTASATSAGDTGSPTSADPTTTSPATADGDGPGFGVVASLVALFAVGVARRKTT
- a CDS encoding DUF7545 family protein; translation: MAEETVTLTIEDDDTTDELTVPIAMIEMLREEEGETPAEIIGDIAMFGLAQRIHGAIHHGQGEPPQEVKDAEELTMELFEERFGASYGELTGHDH
- a CDS encoding NAD(P)/FAD-dependent oxidoreductase: MSGEANRRRLVIAGTGIAGLTAGIYAARANNDPLVLEGDEPGGQLTLTTDVENYPGFPEGIGGPDLINNMKAQAKRFGAEVRNGVVETVEAGDPIQIELTNGETLFADAFIAASGASARTLGIPGEDELMGYGVSTCATCDGAFFRGKDMLVIGGGDAAMEEANFLTKFADTVYIAHRRENFRAEDYWVDRIMEKVDEGDVELLRNTEATEIHGTQADGVDHVSLVRHPDGHPTEKLDAGRSEDVERFELDVGAVFLAIGHTPNTSYLEATGVELDDAGYVQTEGGTGGGQTRTGVDGIFGAGDVVDYHYQQAVTAAGMGCKAALDADEYLESIEPVGEAGVETAQTDD